The following proteins come from a genomic window of Pyxidicoccus sp. MSG2:
- a CDS encoding AMIN domain-containing protein codes for MKASAVWLLGVVLVPVMALAQAPAADVNTITAVQVNGGTVSITGTKKPNFTTFTMTDPPRLVIDISEAVFSGVPEEVQVGNGTVTGIRTASYGSDASAIARVLIGYEREVETDIQANGNQLVVKVAGGGGQAVAQAPAETPAAQPTAAAEPAAQPATDGTAAQAAAAAEAERQAQEKAAAQAAAAAVADRQAQEKAAAEAAARAQADADAEKKRQEEARAASQRQEEEARASAQADADAAKKRQEEQARATAQAAADEKKRQEEEARATAQAAADEKKRQQEEARAAAKSTDEERRAAAQAAADEKKRQAQAAAEERQAAAQAAADERRAQQEAAAEERRQRQEQARASRESTKQEKLAMAEPRARTPREVSSGSDASVEVSSRRKTMTLVGFQQQSGVSRVFIRTNEPVRYTASEDGRSVVVELENTRIDLSNNTRPLDTSFFNSPVTRVEADSSGRAVRVTINLRGQVPFQARQEGNVISLDFQRTGR; via the coding sequence ATGAAGGCCTCTGCGGTGTGGCTGCTCGGTGTCGTGCTCGTGCCAGTGATGGCGCTCGCGCAAGCTCCGGCGGCGGACGTGAACACCATCACCGCCGTGCAGGTGAATGGCGGCACCGTGTCCATCACCGGCACGAAGAAGCCCAACTTCACCACCTTCACCATGACGGACCCGCCGCGGCTCGTCATCGACATCTCCGAGGCCGTCTTCTCCGGCGTCCCGGAAGAGGTCCAGGTGGGCAATGGCACCGTGACGGGCATCCGCACGGCCAGCTACGGCTCGGACGCGTCCGCCATCGCCCGCGTGCTCATCGGCTACGAGCGCGAGGTGGAGACGGACATCCAGGCCAACGGCAACCAGCTCGTCGTGAAGGTGGCGGGCGGGGGCGGCCAGGCCGTCGCGCAGGCGCCCGCGGAGACCCCGGCCGCCCAGCCGACCGCCGCCGCCGAGCCCGCCGCGCAGCCCGCCACGGACGGCACCGCCGCCCAGGCCGCCGCGGCCGCCGAGGCCGAGCGTCAGGCCCAGGAGAAGGCCGCTGCCCAGGCCGCCGCCGCGGCTGTCGCCGATCGCCAGGCCCAGGAGAAGGCCGCCGCCGAGGCCGCCGCCCGCGCCCAGGCGGACGCCGACGCGGAGAAGAAGCGCCAGGAAGAGGCCCGCGCCGCGTCCCAGCGCCAGGAGGAGGAGGCCCGCGCCTCCGCCCAGGCGGACGCCGACGCCGCGAAGAAGCGTCAGGAGGAGCAGGCCCGCGCCACCGCCCAGGCCGCCGCCGACGAGAAGAAGCGCCAGGAAGAGGAAGCCCGCGCCACCGCCCAGGCCGCCGCCGACGAGAAGAAGCGCCAGCAGGAGGAGGCCCGGGCCGCCGCGAAGAGCACGGACGAGGAGCGCCGCGCCGCCGCCCAGGCCGCCGCCGACGAGAAGAAGCGTCAGGCGCAGGCCGCCGCCGAGGAGCGTCAGGCCGCGGCCCAGGCCGCCGCGGACGAGCGCCGCGCCCAGCAGGAGGCCGCCGCCGAGGAGCGCCGCCAGCGCCAGGAGCAGGCCCGTGCCTCCCGCGAGAGCACGAAGCAGGAGAAGCTCGCCATGGCGGAGCCGCGCGCGCGGACCCCCCGCGAGGTCTCCAGTGGCTCCGACGCCTCGGTGGAGGTGTCCTCGCGCCGCAAGACGATGACGCTGGTCGGCTTCCAGCAGCAGTCCGGCGTGTCCCGCGTGTTCATCCGCACCAACGAGCCGGTGCGCTACACGGCGAGCGAGGATGGCCGCTCGGTGGTGGTGGAGCTGGAGAACACCCGCATCGACCTGAGCAACAACACCCGCCCGCTGGACACGTCCTTCTTCAACTCCCCCGTGACTCGGGTGGAGGCGGACTCGTCCGGCCGCGCGGTGCGCGTCACCATCAACCTCCGGGGGCAGGTGCCCTTCCAGGCCCGCCAGGAGGGCAATGTCATTTCGTTGGACTTCCAGCGCACGGGGCGCTGA
- a CDS encoding bifunctional folylpolyglutamate synthase/dihydrofolate synthase, whose product MSAPRTPQEALAFFTRLNPSGIKLGLERVREALEALGHPEQRYPALHVAGTNGKGSTCAFTAAALQAAGHHVGLYTSPHLVRINERIRVDGEDISDEDFGRAILEVLERYPSAVTEPMTYFEFGTVVALWHFARVGVDVAVLETGLGGRLDATTAASPVVTAITPVSFDHMEYLGHTLGAIAGEKAGILKPGIPCVVSRQEPEALEAIARKAGALGVPLWVEGRDFVGEPHPDGTLSYRGPSWSLEGLAVSLRGPHQRQNAAVALACLEALHAHGVAVPLEAARAGLASARWPGRLEEVAGQPPVLLDGAHNPAGVEVLLASLRALYPDRRIHLVFGVVGDKDRGPMMRALFPKCASVQLTPLDTPRSLAPAAYVDEARALCADVAAWSDLDSALAAARRKAGQGDVVLCTGSLFLVGMVKARLV is encoded by the coding sequence ATGAGCGCCCCGCGGACGCCACAGGAGGCGCTGGCCTTCTTCACGAGGCTCAACCCCTCCGGCATCAAGCTGGGGCTGGAGCGCGTGCGCGAGGCCCTGGAGGCGCTGGGCCACCCGGAGCAGCGCTACCCGGCGCTGCACGTGGCGGGCACCAACGGCAAGGGCAGCACCTGCGCCTTCACCGCCGCCGCGCTCCAGGCCGCCGGGCACCATGTGGGGCTCTACACGTCGCCCCACCTGGTGCGCATCAACGAGCGCATCCGCGTGGACGGAGAGGACATCTCCGACGAGGACTTCGGCCGCGCCATCCTCGAGGTGCTGGAGCGCTACCCGTCCGCCGTCACCGAGCCGATGACGTACTTCGAGTTCGGCACCGTGGTGGCCCTCTGGCACTTCGCCCGGGTGGGCGTGGACGTGGCCGTGCTGGAGACGGGCCTCGGCGGCCGGCTGGATGCCACCACCGCCGCCAGCCCCGTGGTGACGGCGATTACGCCCGTGTCCTTCGACCACATGGAGTACCTGGGCCACACGCTCGGGGCCATCGCCGGGGAGAAGGCCGGCATCCTCAAGCCCGGCATCCCCTGCGTCGTGTCCCGGCAGGAGCCGGAGGCCCTGGAGGCGATTGCCCGGAAGGCCGGGGCGCTCGGCGTCCCCCTGTGGGTGGAGGGGCGGGACTTCGTGGGCGAGCCGCACCCGGATGGAACCCTGTCCTACCGGGGGCCCTCCTGGTCGCTGGAGGGGCTGGCGGTATCCCTGCGCGGCCCCCACCAGCGGCAGAACGCCGCGGTGGCGCTCGCCTGCCTGGAAGCCCTCCACGCGCATGGCGTGGCCGTTCCCCTGGAGGCGGCGCGGGCGGGGCTGGCCTCGGCGCGCTGGCCGGGGCGCCTGGAGGAGGTGGCCGGGCAGCCGCCCGTCCTGCTCGACGGCGCCCACAACCCGGCGGGGGTGGAGGTGCTCCTCGCCTCGCTGCGCGCGCTGTATCCGGACCGCCGCATCCACCTCGTGTTCGGCGTGGTGGGGGACAAGGACCGGGGACCGATGATGCGGGCGCTGTTCCCGAAGTGCGCCTCGGTGCAACTCACGCCGCTCGACACGCCTCGCTCGCTCGCGCCCGCGGCCTACGTGGACGAGGCTCGCGCGCTCTGCGCGGACGTGGCCGCCTGGTCTGACCTGGACTCGGCGCTGGCCGCCGCGCGACGGAAGGCAGGGCAGGGGGACGTCGTGCTCTGCACAGGCTCACTGTTCCTGGTGGGCATGGTGAAGGCCCGCCTGGTCTGA
- a CDS encoding alpha/beta hydrolase, which translates to MRLPDWRAATPGPHFPTIDEVDFRALYSKTKYVVETADGWSLVITRYRPVKQPFPQPLFGEPLLLVHGFSQNRHTWTSGQFVKNLLFFGVDIHILELRGHGKSSIAFQRERAERFKRPLPPDLDYGWDIDSYFLYDLPAAVSGVKRITRRERIFYCGHSMGGMLGYGYAGIHNDFEGLMTIGSPADLGRGFMLLRLLAHGTPLLGGMIDLTLAGLNVSGKVEGAGRRLLARGVGALHAGLGRKLQPQERRTLRFNAMPVDLVLKFLERQLGKAEDSPLYQQLTTRLNRLINPERVSAEDIRWLLREGGEREPRKVLEQFARWIRRGEMVCYRTGFDFKRGFGRIEVPMAIIFGDLDPLASLESTRSVYRAAKSEYLLWRPVKGNSHIELTMGHDIRQICYDIKNLIEYARTHRSRAPSLPRLRK; encoded by the coding sequence ATGCGCCTGCCGGACTGGAGAGCCGCGACCCCAGGGCCGCACTTCCCCACCATCGACGAAGTCGACTTCCGGGCGCTTTACTCGAAGACGAAGTACGTCGTGGAGACGGCGGACGGCTGGTCGCTGGTCATCACCCGCTACCGTCCGGTGAAGCAGCCCTTCCCGCAGCCGCTGTTCGGTGAGCCGCTGCTGCTGGTGCACGGCTTCTCGCAGAACCGGCACACGTGGACGAGCGGCCAGTTCGTGAAGAACCTGCTCTTCTTCGGGGTGGACATCCACATCCTGGAACTGCGCGGCCACGGCAAGAGCTCCATCGCCTTCCAGCGGGAGCGCGCCGAGCGCTTCAAGCGCCCCCTGCCTCCGGACCTGGACTACGGCTGGGACATCGACAGCTACTTCCTCTACGACCTGCCGGCGGCCGTCTCCGGGGTGAAGCGCATCACCCGCCGCGAGCGCATCTTCTACTGCGGCCACTCGATGGGCGGCATGCTGGGCTACGGCTACGCCGGCATCCACAACGACTTCGAAGGGCTGATGACCATCGGCTCCCCGGCGGACCTGGGCCGGGGCTTCATGCTGCTGCGCCTGCTGGCGCACGGCACGCCGCTCCTGGGCGGCATGATTGACCTGACGCTCGCCGGGCTGAACGTGAGCGGCAAGGTGGAAGGCGCCGGCCGCAGGCTGCTGGCGCGAGGGGTGGGGGCCCTGCACGCGGGGTTGGGCCGCAAGCTGCAGCCCCAGGAGCGGCGGACGCTTCGCTTCAACGCGATGCCGGTGGACCTCGTCCTCAAGTTCCTGGAGCGGCAGCTCGGCAAGGCGGAGGACTCGCCCCTCTACCAGCAACTGACCACCCGGCTGAACCGGCTCATCAACCCGGAGCGGGTGAGCGCGGAGGACATCCGCTGGCTGCTCCGCGAGGGTGGCGAGCGCGAGCCGCGCAAGGTGCTGGAGCAGTTCGCACGGTGGATTCGCCGCGGCGAAATGGTCTGCTATCGGACGGGCTTCGACTTCAAGCGCGGCTTCGGCCGCATCGAAGTGCCCATGGCCATCATCTTCGGGGACCTGGACCCGCTCGCCTCGCTGGAGTCCACCCGGAGCGTGTACCGCGCGGCGAAGAGCGAGTACCTCCTCTGGCGGCCGGTGAAGGGAAACAGCCACATCGAGCTGACGATGGGCCACGACATCCGGCAGATCTGCTACGACATCAAGAACCTCATCGAGTACGCCCGGACGCATCGCAGTCGCGCGCCCAGCCTCCCGCGCCTGCGGAAGTAG
- a CDS encoding TetR/AcrR family transcriptional regulator: MGQQSKTAADNGSRESERRRTILRAAIDVFARKGYHGCRIADVAKEAGVAYGLVYHYFKNKDELLETVFDTGWSGFVTRVRAVVETEGTLAEKVRGIVDVAFEAYRVDPRAVKVLILEIARSPAGSRVNRQTAFVDAIRLSSGLFAQAQASGELRADMDPQLASALLFGNIEMGLTAFVVGLTDSRDGAALERAKAQIADSFLHGVLTGAHGEEVPTWKSSESPPEKSATKSRAPKRT; encoded by the coding sequence GTGGGTCAGCAGAGCAAGACGGCGGCGGACAACGGCTCGCGAGAGAGCGAGCGGCGCCGCACCATCCTGCGCGCGGCCATCGACGTGTTCGCCCGCAAGGGCTACCACGGGTGCCGGATTGCTGACGTCGCCAAGGAGGCGGGCGTCGCGTACGGGCTCGTCTACCACTACTTCAAGAACAAGGACGAGCTGCTGGAGACGGTGTTCGACACCGGCTGGAGCGGCTTCGTCACGCGCGTGCGCGCGGTGGTGGAGACGGAAGGCACGCTCGCGGAGAAGGTCCGCGGCATTGTCGACGTGGCCTTCGAGGCCTACCGCGTGGACCCGCGCGCGGTGAAGGTCCTCATCCTGGAGATTGCCCGCAGTCCGGCGGGCTCCCGCGTCAACCGGCAGACGGCCTTCGTGGACGCCATCCGCCTGAGCTCCGGGCTGTTCGCCCAGGCGCAGGCGTCCGGCGAGCTGCGCGCGGACATGGACCCGCAGCTGGCCTCCGCGCTCCTTTTCGGCAACATCGAGATGGGGCTCACCGCCTTCGTGGTGGGGCTGACCGACTCGCGCGACGGCGCCGCGCTGGAGCGGGCCAAGGCGCAGATTGCCGACTCGTTCCTCCACGGCGTCCTCACGGGCGCCCACGGCGAAGAGGTGCCCACATGGAAGTCGTCGGAGAGTCCGCCGGAGAAGTCCGCTACGAAGTCCAGGGCGCCCAAGCGCACCTGA
- a CDS encoding LPS-assembly protein LptD: MSILVPLAAALLVSSAQIPLATQVQLPTGETVELAADFVTYEADKQVLTARGHCELRTGDMLLRADEVTYDEAGQVATASGNVMFVGPGGMAAVADSVRVDIRSFEANLQGGLFMQKRGVTLEAMLSAKTPQELRAMGETPVIISGTRIRRTGPNSFVVDDLAFTPCECGPGEPSWRVEASAANVVLGERATLSWPVVYVRSVPVFALPWLYLPLAERRSGLLIPKPSTSSLNGFALEQPVFFTLGRSYDTTLTPGYFTGGGQEDHAIYDPSLQNADGTQGGNVLLKEPRPFGVEGPRLLTEFRYVPSEHSRGRVTLGVLYDSRPVRDPRDAWFYRQLVDGQRTPLLYTEPRGLRGEASWQHTQELGSGWYDRVDASFVSDGFYTRDLTADIIAREFQYLRSTAALYKREDELYAGMDVSLRQDIRWGYRFFQTDRIPDNATTTTLALEAPPGTVLKGPNTFQRLPGITFALPERPLLGRLTGGLRMEYSRLAPFLSRLGDEGLDGIFQPDARYTPTWTSPEAGTRPEDPQQSDGLFNAADREARDRVDFSPRLSTSFGLGSYARVTPSLGLRQDLWKGEVSGRTFQRGYPIAGLLVDSQVATTWSGRADAKYRHAISPSLEVRYVPGGWGRVPTVGGSEDGPPQLYDEVDAAVPLHPDGRTRGFLHAVLAVDQTLRFKRGTNTQEPVRLRIGQGFDLTRQGSNPANPDEKGPLLRDTFARLSAGAGVLTAGGQIRMDPNTGRITQLSADFNIDNGKGSGLYARFDDYLTSSGAAINAGADPLAVGPDAVRRRLDTLVGSASFEAPGLPPAERAQTLIAGTRLKLGFGLGVRYEAYVQPLYEDPTSKESKPLYQQTLGLSYGPACDCWRIEGVMVLRRDSTPEFGGINLSVAGFGSFGSGG, encoded by the coding sequence ATGAGCATCCTCGTCCCGCTCGCTGCCGCGCTGCTCGTGTCGTCGGCGCAGATTCCGCTCGCCACGCAGGTGCAGCTGCCCACCGGTGAGACGGTGGAGCTGGCGGCGGACTTCGTCACCTACGAGGCCGACAAGCAGGTCCTCACCGCGCGCGGCCACTGTGAGCTGCGCACCGGGGACATGCTGCTGCGCGCCGACGAGGTGACGTACGACGAGGCCGGCCAGGTGGCCACCGCCTCCGGCAACGTCATGTTCGTGGGCCCCGGCGGCATGGCCGCCGTCGCCGACTCCGTGCGCGTGGACATCCGCTCCTTCGAGGCCAACCTCCAGGGCGGCCTCTTCATGCAGAAGCGGGGCGTCACCCTGGAGGCCATGCTCTCGGCGAAGACGCCGCAGGAGCTGCGCGCCATGGGGGAGACGCCCGTCATCATCAGCGGGACGCGCATCCGCCGTACCGGGCCCAACTCCTTCGTCGTGGACGACCTGGCCTTCACCCCGTGCGAGTGCGGGCCCGGCGAGCCCAGCTGGCGCGTGGAGGCCAGCGCCGCCAACGTCGTCCTCGGCGAGCGCGCCACGCTGAGCTGGCCCGTCGTCTATGTGCGCTCCGTGCCCGTCTTCGCGCTGCCCTGGCTCTACCTGCCGCTGGCGGAGCGGCGCTCGGGCCTGCTCATCCCCAAGCCCAGCACCTCCAGCCTCAACGGCTTCGCCCTGGAGCAGCCCGTCTTCTTCACCCTGGGCCGCAGCTACGACACGACCCTCACCCCGGGCTACTTCACCGGCGGCGGGCAGGAGGACCATGCCATCTACGACCCGAGCCTGCAGAACGCGGACGGGACGCAGGGCGGCAACGTGCTCCTCAAGGAGCCGCGCCCCTTCGGCGTGGAGGGCCCGCGCCTGCTCACCGAGTTCCGCTACGTGCCCAGCGAGCACTCCCGGGGCCGCGTCACGCTGGGCGTGCTCTACGACAGCCGGCCCGTCAGAGATCCTCGCGACGCGTGGTTCTACCGGCAGCTGGTGGATGGACAGCGGACCCCGCTCCTCTACACCGAGCCGCGCGGCCTGCGCGGCGAGGCGTCCTGGCAGCACACCCAGGAGCTGGGCAGCGGCTGGTACGACCGGGTCGACGCGTCGTTCGTCTCGGATGGTTTCTACACGCGCGACCTCACCGCGGACATCATCGCTCGTGAGTTCCAGTACCTGCGCAGCACCGCCGCCCTCTACAAGCGCGAGGACGAGCTCTACGCCGGCATGGACGTGTCGCTGCGGCAGGACATCCGCTGGGGCTACCGGTTCTTCCAGACCGACCGCATCCCGGACAACGCCACCACGACCACGCTCGCACTCGAGGCCCCTCCGGGCACGGTGCTGAAGGGCCCCAACACCTTCCAGCGCCTTCCCGGCATCACCTTCGCCCTGCCCGAGCGCCCGCTGCTGGGCCGGCTCACGGGCGGACTGCGGATGGAGTACTCGCGCCTGGCCCCGTTCCTCAGCCGCCTGGGGGATGAAGGCCTCGACGGCATCTTCCAGCCGGACGCGAGGTACACGCCCACCTGGACCTCGCCCGAGGCGGGGACCCGGCCCGAGGACCCGCAGCAGTCCGACGGCCTCTTCAACGCGGCGGACCGCGAGGCGAGAGACCGCGTGGACTTCTCCCCCCGGCTGTCCACCTCCTTCGGCCTGGGCTCCTACGCGCGCGTGACGCCCTCGCTCGGGCTCCGGCAGGACCTCTGGAAGGGGGAGGTCTCCGGGAGGACCTTCCAGCGCGGCTACCCCATTGCCGGACTGCTGGTGGACTCGCAGGTCGCCACCACCTGGTCGGGCAGGGCGGACGCGAAGTACCGGCACGCCATCTCCCCCTCGCTGGAGGTGCGCTACGTCCCCGGTGGGTGGGGGCGGGTGCCCACGGTGGGCGGCTCCGAGGACGGCCCGCCGCAGCTCTACGACGAGGTGGACGCCGCGGTGCCCCTGCATCCGGACGGCCGGACGCGCGGCTTCCTGCACGCCGTGCTCGCCGTGGACCAGACGCTGCGCTTCAAGCGGGGCACGAACACGCAGGAGCCCGTGCGCCTGCGCATCGGCCAGGGGTTCGACCTGACCCGTCAGGGCTCCAACCCCGCAAACCCCGACGAGAAGGGCCCCCTGCTGCGGGACACCTTCGCGCGCCTGAGCGCCGGGGCGGGCGTCCTCACGGCGGGCGGGCAGATCCGCATGGACCCGAACACGGGCCGCATCACCCAGCTCAGCGCGGACTTCAACATCGACAACGGGAAGGGCTCCGGCCTGTACGCCCGGTTCGACGACTACCTCACCTCCTCGGGGGCGGCCATCAACGCGGGCGCTGATCCGCTCGCCGTCGGGCCGGATGCCGTACGGCGGCGCCTGGACACCCTGGTAGGCAGCGCATCGTTCGAAGCGCCCGGTCTCCCTCCGGCCGAACGGGCTCAGACCCTCATCGCGGGTACGCGTTTGAAGCTCGGATTTGGGCTGGGAGTGCGGTACGAAGCCTATGTGCAGCCGTTGTACGAAGATCCAACCTCAAAAGAGTCAAAACCCCTCTACCAGCAGACTCTCGGCCTCTCGTACGGGCCGGCGTGTGACTGCTGGCGGATTGAAGGGGTGATGGTCCTACGCCGGGATTCGACGCCGGAATTCGGCGGCATCAACCTCAGCGTCGCAGGGTTCGGGTCCTTCGGTTCCGGCGGCTAG
- a CDS encoding helix-turn-helix domain-containing protein, translated as MSDLGKRIGQRIRELRTQRPERWTQEELAERAQISVSFLSMIERGERVPHVETLAALANALGVSLGELFTGTEQTLAQTEDLLRPLSDFARARGLTARDVDRLLGVARVMFSGSAA; from the coding sequence GTGTCGGACCTCGGAAAACGAATTGGACAACGCATCCGCGAGCTTCGCACGCAGCGACCGGAGCGGTGGACGCAGGAAGAGCTCGCGGAGCGGGCCCAGATCAGCGTCTCCTTCCTTTCCATGATCGAGCGCGGTGAGCGTGTCCCCCACGTGGAGACGCTGGCCGCCCTGGCCAACGCGTTGGGCGTGAGCCTCGGTGAGCTCTTTACTGGAACGGAACAGACCCTTGCTCAGACGGAGGACCTGCTGCGTCCCCTGTCTGACTTCGCACGTGCCCGCGGCCTCACGGCCCGGGATGTGGACCGCCTGCTCGGGGTCGCGCGGGTGATGTTCAGCGGTTCCGCCGCCTGA
- a CDS encoding enoyl-CoA hydratase/isomerase family protein, with the protein MEVVGESAGEVRYEVQGAQAHLTIDRPKARNALSPSVVRGLISGLERADADPAVRVVVLTGAGEKVFCAGGDLGQMAGDEGFLSTHEGRRSYGRLLSRFQEARKPTVARVNGHALAGGLGLVLACDLAVAVEGADFGTPEIDVGLFPMMMMALLQRHVGRKRALELVLTGDRLPAREALALGLVNRVVPAAELDASVGALAGKLAGKSQAVLALGRRAFFTAEDLPLPAALEFLASQLSLNVLADDAGEGISAFLEKRPPKWNDR; encoded by the coding sequence ATGGAAGTCGTCGGAGAGTCCGCCGGAGAAGTCCGCTACGAAGTCCAGGGCGCCCAAGCGCACCTGACCATCGACCGGCCGAAGGCCCGCAACGCACTGTCGCCCTCCGTGGTGCGGGGGCTCATCTCGGGCCTCGAGCGCGCCGACGCCGACCCCGCGGTGCGCGTGGTGGTGCTCACCGGCGCGGGCGAGAAGGTGTTCTGCGCGGGTGGAGACCTGGGGCAGATGGCCGGGGACGAGGGCTTCCTGTCCACGCACGAGGGACGGCGCTCCTACGGGCGGCTCCTCTCGCGCTTCCAGGAGGCGCGCAAGCCCACGGTGGCGCGCGTCAACGGCCACGCGCTGGCGGGCGGCCTGGGGCTGGTGCTCGCGTGTGATTTGGCCGTCGCCGTGGAGGGCGCGGACTTCGGCACGCCCGAAATCGACGTGGGCCTGTTCCCGATGATGATGATGGCGCTCCTGCAGCGGCACGTGGGCCGCAAGCGCGCGCTGGAGCTGGTGCTCACGGGTGACAGGCTGCCGGCGCGCGAGGCGCTGGCGCTGGGACTGGTCAACCGGGTGGTGCCCGCCGCGGAGCTGGACGCCTCCGTGGGGGCGCTGGCGGGGAAGCTGGCCGGCAAGAGCCAGGCGGTGCTGGCGCTGGGGCGCCGCGCCTTCTTCACCGCCGAGGACCTGCCGCTGCCCGCGGCGCTGGAGTTCCTGGCCTCGCAGCTGTCGCTCAACGTGCTCGCGGACGACGCGGGCGAGGGCATCTCCGCGTTCCTGGAGAAGCGCCCGCCGAAGTGGAACGACCGCTGA